The genomic stretch GGATGATGGCCCACTCGATAGCCCGATCGAGGAGGACTTCCGCGTCGCCGCACTCGGGCTGGGCTGGAACTCCGAGACGGGGCGACTCATCATCGAGGCGCACGCACCCGGCGCCGACGACACCGACGTCCCCGATCTGGAGAACGACGATGAAGGGCCGGACACTGTCCGGATCCGACTGAGTGCCGATCAGGGCCGCGCCTTCGCGCAACGCGCCCAGGCCGTGGTGGCCGCCGGCCGGCCCCCGTGCCCGTTCTGCCACCTGCCCTTGGACCCCACCGGCCATATCTGCCCTCGGGCCAATGGCTATCGACGCTGACACAGCCCACTGGGAGGTCCTGGGCCAACTGAGTGAAGCGTCCAACGCGACGCTGCTCGTGGAGGTGTCCGAGCAACGATTCGTCTACAAACCGGTGGCAGGTGAGCGACCGCTGTGGGACTTCCCCGACGGCACGCTCGGCCGTCGCGAAGTGGCTGCGTATCAGGTGGCGGCTGCGTTGGGTTGGGATCTCGTACCCGAGACCGTGTGGGTCGAACAGGGGCCTTACGGCCCCGGCAGCCTGCAGCAATGGGTCCAGCCAACCGGGAGTCCGGTCGATCTCTTCCCGGTCGGCCAGGTGCCAGCGGGGTGGGTGGGGGTGCTACGCGGCTATGACGCCGAGGATCGCGAGATCGAGGTGGCCCACCGGGATGACGCCGAGATGATGCGGATGGCGCTGTTCGACATCCTGATCAACAACGCCGACCGCAAAGGGGGACATCTCTTCACCATGGCCGACTCTGAGGTGGTGGGTATCGACCAGGGGCTGTGTTTCCATCACGAACCGAAACTACGCACGGTTCTGTGGGGCTTCGTCGGGCGGGAGATCCCAGCGGAGTTCAGGCAACGGATTGAGAGTGTGCGCGAGGAACTGCCGGAGTTGCTGACCGGCCTGCCGACGCTCGAGCGTGAGGCCCTGGGACACCGGGCGCGGGTGCTGGTCGACAGCGCCGAATTTCCGGCGCCGACCGGCGGGGGACCGGCGGTGCCGTGGCCACCGCTGTGACTGATGCTGGTGTCCGATTCGATGGTTGATCAGGACTTCAGGGCTGGATTCTCGTCACGCCGGGAAAGCGATCGAAGTCGTTGTCGAATGACACAACGGAACATCGATGGGAAATCGAGAGAGCCGCCAAGTGTGCGTCGTTGACCAAGTTTGCACCCGTTCCCACCGATTTGAGCAGTCGTCGCATGATTCCGACGTGATCGGCGCTCGGCTCGGCGATAACCGCATTGGGCTGTGACAGCCACGCCTCGATGCGGTCAAACGCCTCGTCCGTTGACAGTGGTCTGGGGAAGAGGCCGTCTCGGGTGGTGAGGCGGGCAAAGGCCAGAAGCGCCACCCAGTCGAAGTGCACGACTTGGTGACCGTTCAACGCATCATCGAGCCACCTTGCGGCTGCGGAATGATGGGGCGCGTCGCTGTTGACCGCATAGAGCAGCACGTTGGCGTCGACGAGTGCCACGCCTATCCTCCCGAGCGAAGTCGGCGCAGGAGTTCGTCGTCTTCGAGATCCCCCGCAACCTGAAGTGCGCGATCCAGATTCACCGTGCTGCGCCCCAAAGAAGCTGGTTCCGTGTGGAACCCGCCTGGACCACGGCTGTTCCGCAGCAAGCTGTTCAGCGCTTCCTTGAAGGATTCCCCATGCTCGCGCATTCGGCGCTGAATCAGGGCTGCATTGTCGGGGTCGAGGGTGACCGTGGTCCTCACGTGTCCACACTAGCATTAGTGCATCAACAGTAGTGATGCGCTGATGCACACTGGGTGCCGTCGGACTGCGGGCACCATGTCGCGATTCCCGCACTAGGGTGATCGGATGCAGTCCTGGCGTGAGCAGGTGGTTCCGGAAATCCCTGGTCCTGGAGTGCCGCTGCGCCTGTACGACACGGCCACCCAGGAGCTGCGTGCCACGGCACCGGCCCAACGGGCAACGCTCTACGTCTGCGGGATCACGCCCTACGACGCCACCCACATGGGCCACGCCGCCACGTATGTCGCGTTCGATCTGCTCAACCGGTTCTGGCGGGACGCCGGTCACAACGTCTGCTACGTCCAGAACGTCACCGATGTCGACGACCCACTCCTGGAACGAGCGGTGGAGTCCGGCCAGGACTGGCGGGAACTGGCCGACTCCGAGACCGAACTGTTCCGCTCGGACATGGGCGCCCTGCGCGTGTTGCCACCGCGCTACTACATCGGTGCGGTCGAATCGATCCCAGCGATCGTCGAAGGGATCGAGGCTCTGCGAGAACTCGACGCCGTCTACGACGTCGACGGCGACCTGTACTTCCCGGTCGCCCGGGATCCGGGTTTCGGCTCCGTGTCCGGGTTGCCCCGCGCGCAGATGGTGCAGGATTTCGCCGAGCGGGGTGGTGATCCGGATCGCGCGGGCAAACGGGACCCCTTGGACCCGCTGTTGTGGCAGGCCGCTCGAGAGGGCGAGCCGTCGTGGCACACCGATCTGGGACACGGTCGGCCGGGCTGGCATGTCGAATGCACCGCCATCGCGGAGGAGTACCTCGGACTGCCGTTCGACGTGCAAGGCGGAGGCTCGGATCTGATCTTCCCGCACCACGAGATGTGCGCGTCCTTGGGCAAGGTCGGCAGCGGGGAGGCGATCTTCGCCCGCCACTACGTACATTCGGGCATGGTCGGGCTCGACGGCCACAAGATGAGCAAGTCGCGGGGCAACCTCGTCCTTGTCCGTGATCTGCGCGCCGACGGAAACGATCCCATGGCGATCCGGCTCGCCCTGCTCGCGCACCACTACCGTTCTGACTGGCAATGGACGCAGGACGAACTGCCGCGCGCGCAGCAGCGCCTCGCCAGTTGGCGGGCGGCCGGCAAAGCGGAGACTGCGCCCCCGGCGGGCCGGGTCATCGACGCCATGAGACAGTCGCTGGGTTCGGATCTGGATGCCCCCGGCGCGTTGTCTATCGTCGACGACTGGGTTGCGGAGACCGTGCTGGGCAGAGGGTCGGACCGGGACGCGCCGCACGCCATCAGCCGTGCCGTGGACGCCCTGTTGGGCGTGGAACTGTGAGTTGGCGAATCGGGAGGGGCCGAGCGTGAAGTACGCGATCACCGGTGCGACGGGTTTCATCGGGTCGGCACTGGCTCATCGGTTGGCCGGCGATGGGCATGACGTCGTCGCGACGGTGCGCAACCCCGCCAAAGCCCAGGCGTTGACAGCGGCCGGGATCGAGGTGCAGGAGGCGGATCTGGGAGATGTCGCCGGCATGGCCAAGGCCTTCGAGGGCTGCGCCGGCGTCTTCCACGTCGCCGGGTGGTACAAGGTGGGCTCGTCGAAACCTGAGGAAGGCTGGCTGGTCAACGTCGAGGGAACCAAGAATGTCGTGGCAGCGACCGTTGCGGCGCAGGTTCCCCGACTGGTCTACACCAGCACGTGCGCAGTGAACTCGGATACCGAGAGCCTCACTGTCGACGAGAGTTACCACTTCACGGGCCGTCATCTGACGACCTACGACGAGACAAAGGCCCGCGCTCACGACTACGTCGTTCAGTTCGCGGAGGGCCATGATCAGCCCGAGGTGGTCATCGTGATGCCAGGCGGCGTCTACGGCCCCGGCGACACCTCGCAGGTCGGCCAGATCCTCGCGGATGTCGCTGATGGCAAGCGGGTCATCGTGTCCTCGTCATTGCGCATGATGCAGGCGCATGTGGATGACATCGCCGACGGACACGTACGCGCCATGGAACTCGGTCGCCCCGGCGAGTCCTACATGTTGGTGGGCGAGCGCACCGACTTGCGGACGATGGCGACCGAGATGGCCGACTTGACCGGAGGCAAGAAGCCGATCGACATGCCGCGTGCCGCGCTGCCGGTGGCGGAGAAATTCCCGTCGGCCGTGGGTCGGATGGTTTCGTTGCCCCCCGAGTTCTCAGCGGAGGCGATGCGCTCGTCACGCGCGTCCTACCTCGCCACCTCCGCCAAGGCGAATCGCGAACTGGGATGGACGTATCGACCGTTGTTCGTCGGCTTGCGCGAGACCGCCGAAGCCGAAGGCTGGATCTGATTCGGGGACGCTCAGCCCGAGATCCGTTCCTGCCACTCCTGTGCGTTGGCGATGACCTCAGCGCGGCTCACGGTCAGACACTCACGGTCGCGGACCACCAAGTCGCCACCAACCCACACGTTGGCGACGTCGTTTCGCCCGCAGACATAGACGAGATGCGACGCGACGTCGTACATCGGTACCGAGGTTGCATCCGTGAGGTCCACAGAGACCAGATCGGCCTGCTTGCCCGGTTCGATTGAGCCGATCAGGTGGTCCAGCCCCAACGCGGTGGCTCCGTTCAACGTGGCCATTGTCAGCACCGTGTGGGCATCCAGGGCAGCCCCGTCCCGCGCAACGCCCTTGCCCAGGAGTGCCGTGGTGCGCATCTCCTGGAACATGTCCAAGCGGTTGTTGCTCGCCGTGCCATCCGTCCCGATACCCACGGTGATGCCGGCGTCGAGCATCTGCTGCACTTTGGCGAAGCCGCTGGCCAGTTTCAGGTTCGACGAGGGGCAATGGGAAACAGTGACTCCGTATTCGGCGGCCAGGGCAATGTCGTGCTTGGTCATGTGGACGGCGTGCGCGGCCAGGAAGTTCGGGGAGAGCACTTGGTGGTCGGCGAGCCATTGGACGGACGGGATCCGGTGGTGCGAGATGTGCCGCTCGACCTCTCCCCAGGTCTCATTGAGGTGGGTGTGAATCCCGATGCCCTGGGTCTCGCAGAGCGCCGCAGCATTCTCCCAGGAGTCGACGCTGGTGGCGTACGTGGAATGCGGGGCGAGCATGAACTGGGCCCGTTCATGGCCCCGCCATTCCTCGACCGCGGCCAGGCCGCGCTCGAGGTACTCCCGTTCACTGCTCGCGTAGCCAGTCGCCACCTCGAGGTAGAGGACCCCCGCCGTCACCCGCATACCGGCGCGAACCCCCTCGCGCGCGGCGGCCGACGGGTAGAAGTACATGTCGTTGAACGCGGTCGTCCCGCCGGTGAGCATCTCCCAGCACGCGAATCGTGTGCCGTCCGCCACGAATCCGTCATCGACCCAGCGAGCCTCGGCGGGCCAGATCCGCTGCTCGAGCCACTCGAGGAGGGGTAGGTCGTCGGCGTACCCCCGCAGCAGCGTCTTGGCGGCGTGGGTGTGGGTATTGACCAGACCCGGGATCAGCACCTGTCCGGGCAATGCGACCACCGCGGCGGTGGGGAACTGGCGCTCCGCCTCGGCTCGGGGCAGAACAGCCTCGATGGTCGCGCCGCGGACCACGACACTGTGATCGCGCCACACCGCGCCGCGGGGGACGATGGGGACGACCCAGTCGGGATCCAGACGATTGAGCGGTGATTCCGGCGTGGCTCAGCCCTTCTTCTCGTCGTGTCCGCCGAACTCCTTGCGCATCGCGGACTGGACCTTGTTGGCGAAGAGATCGTTGCCCTGCGACGAGAACCGGGAGAACAGAGCGGCCGTGAGAACTGGTGCCGGGACGCCCGTGTCGATGGCGGCCTGACTGGTCCACCGGCCTTCGCCGGAGTCGGACACCCGACCGCTGAACTCGTCCAGTGTCGGGGACTTGTACAAGGCGGCTGCCGTCAGATCCAACAGCCACGACCCCACGACCGATCCGCGGCGCCACACCTCGGCCACTGCGGTGGTGTCGATGTCGTACTTGTACCAGTCGGGGTTCTCGAGCGGTGCCGTCTCCGCGTCCTGATCGCGCTGTTTGTCGCCGGCGTCGGCGTTGTGCAGGATGTTGAGGCCCTCCGCGTAAGCGGCCATGATGCCGTACTCGATACCGTTGTGGACCATCTTGACGTAGTGCCCGGCGCCACTGGGACCGCAGTGCAGCCAGCCCCGCTCCTCGGGGGTGGGGGCTCCGCTGCGGCCGGGAGTGCGCTCGACGTCACCCATCCCGGGAGCGATCGTGTCCCAGATCGGCCCGAGGCGGTTCACGGCCGAGTCATCTCCACCGATCATCAGGCAGTAGCCGCGCTCGAGGCCCCACACGCCGCCACTGGTGCCGCAGTCCACGAAGTGGACGCCTTTCTCGGCAAGTTTCGCGGACCGTCGGATGTCGTCGTGGTAGCGCGAGTTGCCGCCGTCGATCAGGACATCGTCGGCCTCGAGCAGGGCGCCCAGCTGATTGACCACGGACTCGGTGATCGCCCCGGCGGGGACCATGACCCACGCGGCGCGCGGCTTGTCCAACTTGGCCACGAAATCCTCGAGGCTGTCGGCGCCGACCGCGCCTTCGGCGACGAGATCCTTGACGGCTTCGGGGTTGTTGTCGAACACGACGCACCGATGACCATCGCGCATGAGGCGACGAACGATATTCGCCCCCATCCGGCCCAGACCAACCATCCCCAACTGCATCGGGTTGTCCGTCGTCACGTCGACTCCTTCCGCCCGACCTCAGGTCGGACCCATGTGGCATTCAAGGGAACGCTAGTGCAAGAGTGGCGTTCGACGCGCTCCCTGGGGCCGCCGTTCAAGTGATGTCCGATTTGTGGAAGGGACCGCAGTGACCAGTTGGGACACTCTCACCGAACTCTCGCAGACCGTCGGATCGCAACGGATCCGCGATCTGCTGGCGACCGACCCTTCGCGAGCGACCCGGCTCGTCGCCGAAGGGGCGGGGATCACGCTCGACTATTCCCGCCAGCGGGTGGACCAGATGGTTCTGGACGCCTTGGTGTCGCTCGCTGCCGAGCGAGGTGTCGCGCAGCGTCGTGACGAGATGTTCGCCGGTCGACACATCAACGTCACCGAGGACCGCGCTGTCCTGCATGTCGCACTGCGGATGCCGAAAGACGCGACTTTGGTGGTGGATGGCGTCGATGTCGTGGCAGAGGTGCACCAGGTCCTCGACCGCATGAAGGCGTTCAGTGAACGGGTCCGCTCGGGGGAGTGGACCGGGCACACCGGCAAGCGCATCCGCAACGTCATCAACATCGGCATCGGTGGTTCCGATCTCGGTCCCCACATGGCGTACCTCGCGCTGCAGGACTACTCACAGCGGGACCTGACATTCCGATTCGTGTCCAATGTGGACGGAACCGACATCGTCGAGGCCACCCGGGACCTGGATCCCGCGGAAACGCTCTTCATCATCTCCAGCAAGACGTTCACGACCTTGGAGACGATGACCAACGCCGCAGCCGCCCGCGACTGGGTCAAGCGCGGCTTGGGGGAAGACGTCGACGTCGCCCGGCACTTCGTGGCGGTATCCACCAACGGAGACGCCGTTCGTGAGTTCGGGATCGACACGGCGAACATGTTCGGATTCTGGGAGTGGGTCGGCGGCCGCTACTCGATGGACTCCGCGATCGGCCTGTCCACCATGATCGCGATCGGGGCCGAGCAGTTCGACGACATGCTGGCCGGGTTCCATGCGATGGATGAGCACTTCCGCACCGCGCCGACTGCCGCCAACCTCCCGATGCTCATGGGTCTGTTGTCCGTGTGGAACCGCAACTTCCTCGACTGCCCGACAGTCGCCGTGCTCCCGTACGACCAATACCTCTCGCGGTTCCCCGCCTACCTGCAGCAGCTGACTATGGAGTCCAACGGCAAGAGCGTCAAACTCGACGGCACCCCGGTCGAATCCGAGACAGGTCCGATCTACTGGGGCGAGCCGGGCACCAACGGGCAGCACTCCTTCTACCAACTCATCCATCAGGGAACAAGCACCATCCCTTGCGATGTGTTGTTCTGCGCCGAACCGCTCAACGAGGTCGGCGATCAGCACGATCTGCTGATTGCCAACGCCCTGGCTCAGGCTGCCGTCTTCGCGCTGGGTCGCACAGCCGAGGAGGTCGCCGCGGACGGAGTTCCCGAGCGGCTGATCCCACACAAGGTCATGCCGGGAAACCGTCCGTGCAGTGTGATCACGGCACAGAAACTGACGCCGCACGCCCTCGGCACTTTGGTGGCTCTCTACGAACACACGGTGTTCACGGCGGGCGCCATCTGGGGAATCGACTCCTTCGACCAATGGGGAGTGGAGTTGGGAAAGGCCATGGCGGGACAGTTGGTACCGCAACTCATCGACGGTTCACCGGGGCCTGCCTCCCAGGACTCGGCAACCACAGCAGCCGTGGCCCGCTACCGGTCCGCTCGCGGCCGCTGATCCCACACCGGCAGGTGCAGACGAGCACGGGACAGATGCAGGCGGATCTGCGCGGCCGGTGACGGCTGGTAGCGCCCCGGGAACTGCCCTGTGACCGGGTTCGTCGGGAAGAACCAGCGTCCCGACAAGTCCAGCCGCAGGACATCGTCGATCTCCAGGGCAGTGGCTTGTGGCAGCAACGCCAGGGCCACGTCGACCACGCGCCCAGGTTCCAGCGGCGACGCTTGGTCGTGGCGGTGGACCGGCAGGTCGGGTGCCGACAGGTCACTGTCCAGCTCGTGATGGGACAGCCGAATCTGGCTGTGAGTGACCATGTCATGTGCGAATCCGTAGGAGCCTTCGAAGGTGACCTCGCGGCCCCGACGGAACAACCTCAGTCCGGCGAACAGGATCGCATCGTCGCCTGACGTCACCGCCACGGGCAGTTCCAGCCACGGGGATCCGACCACATCGAGCCCCTGATCCACCCGCCAACTGATGCTGATGGTTCCGCGTGAGCCGCGCTCGGTCATGTCCAGATCCACGACATCCCGCGCCGACGGTGAGCCGCCGACCACCTGTCCCGCGGCGAGCCGGACCGACCGCATGCTCGTCGCCGGTGGCGGCATGTCCTCGACGCCGATGACGTCGTGATCGGTGCGATCGCGGTGCAGTGCGAGGCGGACCCGAGGCTGTTGTCGCCAGCCGGTGTCGATGTCGGCGAGGTAGTCCTCGAAGAACTCGTGCTGAACGGCCAGGGCGCCTCGTGAATAGAACGTGCACCACTTGCCGCCGCGGTGGGTGTACAACCACTTGTCCGCGGAACCGACCCGGCGAAACGCCTCATGGGAACCGCGACTGTGCAGCAAATGGTCGCTGAAGGAACCGCACACCAACATCGGCGTGTCGATGGCGGCCAGATCCGGGGTCCGTTGCCGCCAGAAGCCATCCAGCAGCGGGTGGTCCTTCTGGGACTGGCGCAATGGGGTCATCACGCGGCCCGCGCGGGCGGTCATGGCGCTCCACATCACCATGAAGCCGTCTTCGCGACCGCCCCCGGGGCGAGCGAAGTCCCGGTAGACGTCGCTGAACCCTTCCCACGGGCACATCGCGTACAGCCCTCTCGGGTGACGCGCGGCCACCCCGTACTGGGACAGCGCCAAGTACGACACTCCCAGCAATCCGACACGACCGTTGCACCACCGTTGGTCAGCGACCCACTCGATCAGATGCTGATAGTCCTGCGACTCGGACGTGGTCAGCAGGTCCGCGACGCCGTCGGAATGACCGAAGCCGCGCAGATCGGCGTTGACCACGGCGAACCCGCGAGAACACCAAAACGCCGGGTCGGGTGCCTCCCACCCGGTCCAAGCGGAGAAGCGCACTGGCTGCGGTTGCCGGAAGGCACGGTACTGCGGTGACGGCGACCGCCCCGACCTGGTGTTGATGGGCAGGTTGTCCTTGCCATAGGGGTGGGCGCACATGATCACCGGGTAGCGACCGGGTGTGGGGCTCCCCGACCGAGGGCGGCGGGCGAGGTGGGCCGCCTCACCGGCACTGCCGGGATCCGGCAGGTAGAGGTCCAGGCGCAGCATGGTTCCGTCCGGCATCGGGACCGCCAGATCCGGCGTCCGTGTGACCCCGGCGGGCGGCGGATCCACGACGACGTTCGGATACCGGGCCCGACTCAGCAACGCGACCAGGCGCCGCCCCACTCCAACGCGCATGTTCCGGACCCTATCCTTGGCGCATGCCCAAAACGCCGCTGCTCCAGGCAATGCAGGAACGCGTCCTCGTCGCCGATGGCGCCATGGGGACCATGCTGCAGGCCGCAGACCTGACTCTGGCCGACTTCGAGGACTACGACGGCTGCAACGAGATCCTCAACGTGACCCGTCCCGACGTAGTGGCCGGCGTGCACCGGGCGTACTTCGACGTCGGTGTCGATTGTGTGGAGACCAACACCTTCGGGGCCAACTGGGCGAACCTGGCGGAATACGACATCGTCGAACGCATCTACGAGCTCGCAGAAGCAGGGGCGCGGATCGCTCGTGAGGTCGCGGACTCTTACTCCGACGGCAAGGACCGCTACGTCCTAGGCTCGGTTGGGCCTGGCACCAAGCTGCCGTCGCTGGGCCATACCGACTTCCGCACCCTGCGTGACGCGTACTTCGAAGAGGTCCGGGGACTGATCGACGGGGGCGCGGATGCCGTCCTGATCGAAACCGCACAGGACCTGTTGCAGGCGAAGGGAGCGATCATCGGAGCCCGGCGGGCCATCCTCGCTGCCGGCGCCGACATCCCGATCTTCGCTCAGGTGACCGTCGAGACGACCGGCACGATGTTGCTGGGCTCCGAGATCGGGGCTGCGCTCACCGCCCTGCGAAC from Candidatus Nanopelagicales bacterium encodes the following:
- a CDS encoding NAD-dependent epimerase/dehydratase family protein, translating into MKYAITGATGFIGSALAHRLAGDGHDVVATVRNPAKAQALTAAGIEVQEADLGDVAGMAKAFEGCAGVFHVAGWYKVGSSKPEEGWLVNVEGTKNVVAATVAAQVPRLVYTSTCAVNSDTESLTVDESYHFTGRHLTTYDETKARAHDYVVQFAEGHDQPEVVIVMPGGVYGPGDTSQVGQILADVADGKRVIVSSSLRMMQAHVDDIADGHVRAMELGRPGESYMLVGERTDLRTMATEMADLTGGKKPIDMPRAALPVAEKFPSAVGRMVSLPPEFSAEAMRSSRASYLATSAKANRELGWTYRPLFVGLRETAEAEGWI
- a CDS encoding SCO1664 family protein, which translates into the protein MAIDADTAHWEVLGQLSEASNATLLVEVSEQRFVYKPVAGERPLWDFPDGTLGRREVAAYQVAAALGWDLVPETVWVEQGPYGPGSLQQWVQPTGSPVDLFPVGQVPAGWVGVLRGYDAEDREIEVAHRDDAEMMRMALFDILINNADRKGGHLFTMADSEVVGIDQGLCFHHEPKLRTVLWGFVGREIPAEFRQRIESVREELPELLTGLPTLEREALGHRARVLVDSAEFPAPTGGGPAVPWPPL
- the pgi gene encoding glucose-6-phosphate isomerase, giving the protein MTSWDTLTELSQTVGSQRIRDLLATDPSRATRLVAEGAGITLDYSRQRVDQMVLDALVSLAAERGVAQRRDEMFAGRHINVTEDRAVLHVALRMPKDATLVVDGVDVVAEVHQVLDRMKAFSERVRSGEWTGHTGKRIRNVINIGIGGSDLGPHMAYLALQDYSQRDLTFRFVSNVDGTDIVEATRDLDPAETLFIISSKTFTTLETMTNAAAARDWVKRGLGEDVDVARHFVAVSTNGDAVREFGIDTANMFGFWEWVGGRYSMDSAIGLSTMIAIGAEQFDDMLAGFHAMDEHFRTAPTAANLPMLMGLLSVWNRNFLDCPTVAVLPYDQYLSRFPAYLQQLTMESNGKSVKLDGTPVESETGPIYWGEPGTNGQHSFYQLIHQGTSTIPCDVLFCAEPLNEVGDQHDLLIANALAQAAVFALGRTAEEVAADGVPERLIPHKVMPGNRPCSVITAQKLTPHALGTLVALYEHTVFTAGAIWGIDSFDQWGVELGKAMAGQLVPQLIDGSPGPASQDSATTAAVARYRSARGR
- the gnd gene encoding decarboxylating 6-phosphogluconate dehydrogenase, whose amino-acid sequence is MTTDNPMQLGMVGLGRMGANIVRRLMRDGHRCVVFDNNPEAVKDLVAEGAVGADSLEDFVAKLDKPRAAWVMVPAGAITESVVNQLGALLEADDVLIDGGNSRYHDDIRRSAKLAEKGVHFVDCGTSGGVWGLERGYCLMIGGDDSAVNRLGPIWDTIAPGMGDVERTPGRSGAPTPEERGWLHCGPSGAGHYVKMVHNGIEYGIMAAYAEGLNILHNADAGDKQRDQDAETAPLENPDWYKYDIDTTAVAEVWRRGSVVGSWLLDLTAAALYKSPTLDEFSGRVSDSGEGRWTSQAAIDTGVPAPVLTAALFSRFSSQGNDLFANKVQSAMRKEFGGHDEKKG
- a CDS encoding type II toxin-antitoxin system VapC family toxin, which gives rise to MALVDANVLLYAVNSDAPHHSAAARWLDDALNGHQVVHFDWVALLAFARLTTRDGLFPRPLSTDEAFDRIEAWLSQPNAVIAEPSADHVGIMRRLLKSVGTGANLVNDAHLAALSISHRCSVVSFDNDFDRFPGVTRIQP
- a CDS encoding TRZ/ATZ family hydrolase — encoded protein: MDPDWVVPIVPRGAVWRDHSVVVRGATIEAVLPRAEAERQFPTAAVVALPGQVLIPGLVNTHTHAAKTLLRGYADDLPLLEWLEQRIWPAEARWVDDGFVADGTRFACWEMLTGGTTAFNDMYFYPSAAAREGVRAGMRVTAGVLYLEVATGYASSEREYLERGLAAVEEWRGHERAQFMLAPHSTYATSVDSWENAAALCETQGIGIHTHLNETWGEVERHISHHRIPSVQWLADHQVLSPNFLAAHAVHMTKHDIALAAEYGVTVSHCPSSNLKLASGFAKVQQMLDAGITVGIGTDGTASNNRLDMFQEMRTTALLGKGVARDGAALDAHTVLTMATLNGATALGLDHLIGSIEPGKQADLVSVDLTDATSVPMYDVASHLVYVCGRNDVANVWVGGDLVVRDRECLTVSRAEVIANAQEWQERISG
- the mshC gene encoding cysteine--1-D-myo-inosityl 2-amino-2-deoxy-alpha-D-glucopyranoside ligase encodes the protein MQSWREQVVPEIPGPGVPLRLYDTATQELRATAPAQRATLYVCGITPYDATHMGHAATYVAFDLLNRFWRDAGHNVCYVQNVTDVDDPLLERAVESGQDWRELADSETELFRSDMGALRVLPPRYYIGAVESIPAIVEGIEALRELDAVYDVDGDLYFPVARDPGFGSVSGLPRAQMVQDFAERGGDPDRAGKRDPLDPLLWQAAREGEPSWHTDLGHGRPGWHVECTAIAEEYLGLPFDVQGGGSDLIFPHHEMCASLGKVGSGEAIFARHYVHSGMVGLDGHKMSKSRGNLVLVRDLRADGNDPMAIRLALLAHHYRSDWQWTQDELPRAQQRLASWRAAGKAETAPPAGRVIDAMRQSLGSDLDAPGALSIVDDWVAETVLGRGSDRDAPHAISRAVDALLGVEL
- a CDS encoding CocE/NonD family hydrolase; this encodes MRVGVGRRLVALLSRARYPNVVVDPPPAGVTRTPDLAVPMPDGTMLRLDLYLPDPGSAGEAAHLARRPRSGSPTPGRYPVIMCAHPYGKDNLPINTRSGRSPSPQYRAFRQPQPVRFSAWTGWEAPDPAFWCSRGFAVVNADLRGFGHSDGVADLLTTSESQDYQHLIEWVADQRWCNGRVGLLGVSYLALSQYGVAARHPRGLYAMCPWEGFSDVYRDFARPGGGREDGFMVMWSAMTARAGRVMTPLRQSQKDHPLLDGFWRQRTPDLAAIDTPMLVCGSFSDHLLHSRGSHEAFRRVGSADKWLYTHRGGKWCTFYSRGALAVQHEFFEDYLADIDTGWRQQPRVRLALHRDRTDHDVIGVEDMPPPATSMRSVRLAAGQVVGGSPSARDVVDLDMTERGSRGTISISWRVDQGLDVVGSPWLELPVAVTSGDDAILFAGLRLFRRGREVTFEGSYGFAHDMVTHSQIRLSHHELDSDLSAPDLPVHRHDQASPLEPGRVVDVALALLPQATALEIDDVLRLDLSGRWFFPTNPVTGQFPGRYQPSPAAQIRLHLSRARLHLPVWDQRPRADR
- a CDS encoding DUF3090 family protein, which translates into the protein MTRQVFVHDAPDRCIVGTVGEPGQRIFFLQVRSGSRINTLVLEKEQAQILAERIDGLLDEMVGSDSPAAARDDGPLDSPIEEDFRVAALGLGWNSETGRLIIEAHAPGADDTDVPDLENDDEGPDTVRIRLSADQGRAFAQRAQAVVAAGRPPCPFCHLPLDPTGHICPRANGYRR